In one Macaca nemestrina isolate mMacNem1 chromosome 2, mMacNem.hap1, whole genome shotgun sequence genomic region, the following are encoded:
- the LOC105469876 gene encoding transmembrane protein 108 isoform X1 gives MKRSLQALYCQLLNLVPRKQEICIPEVFQKYSQNQHLQESFLLILALTEALAFAVQEPSPRESLQVLPSGTPPGTMVTAPHSSTRRTSVVMLTPNPDGPPSQAAAPMATPTPRTEGHPPAHTISSIAATVTAPHSESSLSTRPAPAATTTTSSNPEGRSPGQAAPTILLTKPPGATSRPTTAPARTTTRRPPRPPGSSRKGAGNSSRPVPPVPGGHSRSKEGQRGRNPSSTPLGQKRPLGKIFQIYKGNFTASVEPNPSTLTPRTPLWGNSTSPQPHTVAATTVPSNTSWAPPTTSLGPAEDKPGLRRAAQGGGSTFTSQGGTPDATAASGALVSPQPAPVPSQRPHRGDPQDGPSHSDSWLTVTPGTNRPLSASSGVFTAATGPTPAAFNTSVSAPSQGIPQGASTTPQAPTHPPRVSESTISGAKEETAATLTMTNRVPSPLSTVVSTATGNFLNRLVPAGTWKPGTAGNISHVAEGDKPQHRATICLSKMDIAWVILAISVPISSCSVLLTVCCMKRKKKTANPENNLSYWNNAITMDYFNRHAVELPREIQSLETSEDQLSEPRSPANGDYRDTGMVLVNPFCQETLFVGNDQVSEI, from the exons ATCTGGTTCCCAGGAAGCAGGAAATTTGCATACCGGAGGTATTCCAGAAGTACTCCCAGAATCAACACCTTCAGGAAA GTTTCCTGCTGATTTTGGCACTGACCGAAGCGCTGGCATTTGCCGTCCAGGAGCCATCTCCCAGGGAATCTCTTCAGGTCCTCCCTTCAGGCACTCCCCCGGGAACCATGGTGACAGCACCCCACAGCTCTACCAGACGTACTTCTGTGGTGATGCTGACCCCCAATCCTGATGGACCCCCCTCACAGGCTGCAGCTCCCATGGCAACACCGACACCCCGGACAGAGGGGCACCCTCCTGCACACACCATCTCCAGCATCGCTGCGACAGTAACCGCCCCCCATTCTGAAAGCTCCCTGTCCACAAGGCCCGCTCCAGCGGCCACGACAACCACATCCTCCAACCCGGAGGGCCGCTCTCCAGGCCAGGCTGCCCCCACCATCCTGCTGACAAAGCCTCCAGGGGCCACCAGCCGCCCCACCACAGCGCCCGCCCGCACTACCACACGCAGGCCCCCCAGGCCCCCAGGCTCTTCCCGAAAAGGGGCTGGTAATTCATCACGCCCTGTCCCGCCTGTACCTGGTGGCCACTCCAGGAGTAAAGAAGGACAGCGGGGACGAAATCCAAGTTCCACACCTCTGGGGCAGAAGCGGCCCCTGGGGAAAATCTTTCAGATATACAAGGGCAACTTCACAGCGTCTGTGGAACCAAACCCCTCTACCCTCACCCCCAGGACCCCACTCTGGGGCAACTCCACTTCACCACAGCCCCACACAGTGGCTGCGACCACAGTGCCCAGCAATACCTCATGGGCACCCCCTACCACCTCCCTGGGGCCTGCAGAGGACAAGCCAGGCCTTCGCAGAGCAGCCCAGGGGGGTGGTTCTACCTTCACCAGCCAAGGAGGGACACCAGATGCCACAGCAGCCTCAGGTGCCCTTGTCAGTCCACAACCTGCCCCAGTGCCTTCTCAGCGCCCCCACCGCGGTGACCCACAGGACGGCCCCAGCCATAGTGACTCTTGGCTTACTGTCACTCCTGGTACCAACAGACCTCTGTCTGCCAGCTCTGGGGTCTTCACAGCTGCCACGGGGCCCACCCCAGCTGCCTTCAATACCAGTGTCTCAGCCCCTTCCCAGGGGATTCCTCAGGGAGCATCCACAACCCCACAAGCTCCAACCCATCCCCCCAGGGTCTCAGAAAGCACTATTTCTGGAGCCAAGGAGGAGACTGCGGCCACCCTCACCATGACCAACAGGGTGCCCAGTCCTCTCTCCACGGTGGTATCCACAGCCACAGGCAACTTCCTCAACCGCCTGGTCCCCGCCGGGACCTGGAAGCCTGGGACAGCAGGGAACATCTCCCATGTGGCCGAGGGGGATAAACCCCAGCACAGAGCCACCATCTGCCTGAGCAAGATGGATATCGCCTGGGTGATCCTGGCCATCAGCGTGCCCATCTCCTCCTGCT CTGTCCTGCTGACGGTGTGCTgcatgaagaggaagaagaagaccGCCAACCCAGAGAACAACCTGAGCTACTGGAACAACGCCATCACCATGGACTACTTCAACAGGCATGCAGTGGAGCTGCCCAGGGAGATCCAGTCCCTTGAAACCTCTGAG gACCAGCTCTCAGAGCCCCGCTCCCCAGCCAATGGCGACTATAGAGACACTGGGATGGTTCTTGTTAACCCCTTCTGTCAAGAAACACTGTTTGTGGGAAACGATCAAGTATCTGAGATCTAA
- the LOC105469876 gene encoding transmembrane protein 108 isoform X2 — protein MKRSLQALYCQLLSFLLILALTEALAFAVQEPSPRESLQVLPSGTPPGTMVTAPHSSTRRTSVVMLTPNPDGPPSQAAAPMATPTPRTEGHPPAHTISSIAATVTAPHSESSLSTRPAPAATTTTSSNPEGRSPGQAAPTILLTKPPGATSRPTTAPARTTTRRPPRPPGSSRKGAGNSSRPVPPVPGGHSRSKEGQRGRNPSSTPLGQKRPLGKIFQIYKGNFTASVEPNPSTLTPRTPLWGNSTSPQPHTVAATTVPSNTSWAPPTTSLGPAEDKPGLRRAAQGGGSTFTSQGGTPDATAASGALVSPQPAPVPSQRPHRGDPQDGPSHSDSWLTVTPGTNRPLSASSGVFTAATGPTPAAFNTSVSAPSQGIPQGASTTPQAPTHPPRVSESTISGAKEETAATLTMTNRVPSPLSTVVSTATGNFLNRLVPAGTWKPGTAGNISHVAEGDKPQHRATICLSKMDIAWVILAISVPISSCSVLLTVCCMKRKKKTANPENNLSYWNNAITMDYFNRHAVELPREIQSLETSEDQLSEPRSPANGDYRDTGMVLVNPFCQETLFVGNDQVSEI, from the exons GTTTCCTGCTGATTTTGGCACTGACCGAAGCGCTGGCATTTGCCGTCCAGGAGCCATCTCCCAGGGAATCTCTTCAGGTCCTCCCTTCAGGCACTCCCCCGGGAACCATGGTGACAGCACCCCACAGCTCTACCAGACGTACTTCTGTGGTGATGCTGACCCCCAATCCTGATGGACCCCCCTCACAGGCTGCAGCTCCCATGGCAACACCGACACCCCGGACAGAGGGGCACCCTCCTGCACACACCATCTCCAGCATCGCTGCGACAGTAACCGCCCCCCATTCTGAAAGCTCCCTGTCCACAAGGCCCGCTCCAGCGGCCACGACAACCACATCCTCCAACCCGGAGGGCCGCTCTCCAGGCCAGGCTGCCCCCACCATCCTGCTGACAAAGCCTCCAGGGGCCACCAGCCGCCCCACCACAGCGCCCGCCCGCACTACCACACGCAGGCCCCCCAGGCCCCCAGGCTCTTCCCGAAAAGGGGCTGGTAATTCATCACGCCCTGTCCCGCCTGTACCTGGTGGCCACTCCAGGAGTAAAGAAGGACAGCGGGGACGAAATCCAAGTTCCACACCTCTGGGGCAGAAGCGGCCCCTGGGGAAAATCTTTCAGATATACAAGGGCAACTTCACAGCGTCTGTGGAACCAAACCCCTCTACCCTCACCCCCAGGACCCCACTCTGGGGCAACTCCACTTCACCACAGCCCCACACAGTGGCTGCGACCACAGTGCCCAGCAATACCTCATGGGCACCCCCTACCACCTCCCTGGGGCCTGCAGAGGACAAGCCAGGCCTTCGCAGAGCAGCCCAGGGGGGTGGTTCTACCTTCACCAGCCAAGGAGGGACACCAGATGCCACAGCAGCCTCAGGTGCCCTTGTCAGTCCACAACCTGCCCCAGTGCCTTCTCAGCGCCCCCACCGCGGTGACCCACAGGACGGCCCCAGCCATAGTGACTCTTGGCTTACTGTCACTCCTGGTACCAACAGACCTCTGTCTGCCAGCTCTGGGGTCTTCACAGCTGCCACGGGGCCCACCCCAGCTGCCTTCAATACCAGTGTCTCAGCCCCTTCCCAGGGGATTCCTCAGGGAGCATCCACAACCCCACAAGCTCCAACCCATCCCCCCAGGGTCTCAGAAAGCACTATTTCTGGAGCCAAGGAGGAGACTGCGGCCACCCTCACCATGACCAACAGGGTGCCCAGTCCTCTCTCCACGGTGGTATCCACAGCCACAGGCAACTTCCTCAACCGCCTGGTCCCCGCCGGGACCTGGAAGCCTGGGACAGCAGGGAACATCTCCCATGTGGCCGAGGGGGATAAACCCCAGCACAGAGCCACCATCTGCCTGAGCAAGATGGATATCGCCTGGGTGATCCTGGCCATCAGCGTGCCCATCTCCTCCTGCT CTGTCCTGCTGACGGTGTGCTgcatgaagaggaagaagaagaccGCCAACCCAGAGAACAACCTGAGCTACTGGAACAACGCCATCACCATGGACTACTTCAACAGGCATGCAGTGGAGCTGCCCAGGGAGATCCAGTCCCTTGAAACCTCTGAG gACCAGCTCTCAGAGCCCCGCTCCCCAGCCAATGGCGACTATAGAGACACTGGGATGGTTCTTGTTAACCCCTTCTGTCAAGAAACACTGTTTGTGGGAAACGATCAAGTATCTGAGATCTAA